A stretch of DNA from Candidatus Aramenus sp. CH1:
ACGCCCAAGCTCTCCAGGTTGGGCTTTATGTTCATATTCTGTGCGACTGCTATGCACGCAGAGTCCACTACTTTGTTCTGTAGCATCTCCTGGAACATATTCTTCATTTCCCCCTCAAGGGTGATAAGCCTTTTCTGGCTAGGTCCGAAGTATATTACCTTGATGTCCTCAAACCTCTTGTTCTTGAAGGAGTTGTATACCATCCTTATGGCTAGGTCGAACTTCTCGTCTCCAGACATTATAAGAAATAGGACTTTAGCCATGCTAAACCCTTATCCCTTTAACTTATAAGTTTTTCCTATGAAAAGAGATAAA
This window harbors:
- a CDS encoding DsrE family protein; the encoded protein is MAKVLFLIMSGDEKFDLAIRMVYNSFKNKRFEDIKVIYFGPSQKRLITLEGEMKNMFQEMLQNKVVDSACIAVAQNMNIKPNLESLGVSLLPAGERVSHYVNNGYEVITF